The following proteins are co-located in the Canis aureus isolate CA01 chromosome X, VMU_Caureus_v.1.0, whole genome shotgun sequence genome:
- the BGN gene encoding biglycan has product MPTMWPLWLVASLLALSQALPFEQKGFWDFTLDDGLPMLNDEEASGAETTSGVPDLDALTPTYSAMCPFGCHCHLRVVQCSDLGLKAVPKEISPDTMLLDLQNNDISELRADDFKGLHHLYALVLVNNKISKIHEKAFSPLRKLQKLYISKNHLVEIPPNLPSSLVELRIHDNRIRKVPKGVFSGLRNMNCIEMGGNPLENSGFEPGAFDGLKLNYLRISEAKLTGIPKDLPETLNELHLDHNKIQAIELEDLLRYSKLYRLGLGHNQIRMIENGSLSFLPTLRELHLDNNKLSRVPSGLPDLKLLQVVYLHTNNITKVGVNDFCPVGFGVKRAYYNGISLFNNPVPYWEVQPATFRCVTDRLAIQFGNYKK; this is encoded by the exons ATGCCCACCATGTGGCCCCTGTGGCTCGTCGCCTCCCTGCTGGCCCTGAGCCAGGCCCTGCCCTTTGAGCAGAAGGGCTTCTGGGACTTCACCCTGGACGACGGGCTGCCCATGCTGAACGACGAGGAGGCTTCAGGCGCTGAGACAACTTCAGGCGTCCCGGACCTGGACGCCCTCACGCCCACCTACAGCGCCATGTGTCCTTTTGGCTGCCACTGCCACCTGCGGGTTGTTCAGTGCTCCGACCTGG GTCTGAAGGCCGTGCCCAAGGAGATCTCACCCGACACGATGCTGCTGGACCTGCAGAACAACGACATCTCAGAGCTCCGCGCCGATGACTTCAAGGGCCTCCACCACCTCTAC gctctCGTCCTGGTGAACAACAAGATCTCCAAGATCCACGAGAAGGCCTTCAGCCCCCTGCGGAAGCTGCAGAAGCTCTACATCTCCAAGAACCACCTGGTGGAGATCCCTCCCAACCTGCCCAGCTCCCTGGTGGAGCTCCGCATCCATGACAACCGCATCCGCAAGGTGCCAAAGGGCGTGTTCAGCGGGCTGCGAAACATGAACTGCATCG AGATGGGCGGGAACCCCCTGGAAAACAGTGGCTTTGAGCCTGGAGCCTTCGATGGCCTGAAGCTCAACTACCTGCGCATCTCTGAGGCCAAGCTCACCGGCATCCCCAAAG ACCTCCCCGAGACCCTGAATGAACTCCACCTGGACCACAACAAAATCCAGGCCATCGAGCTGGAGGACCTGCTCCGTTACTCCAAGCTGTACAG GTTGGGCCTGGGCCACAACCAGATCCGCATGATCGAGAACGGGAGCCTAAGCTTCCTGCCCACCCTGCGGGAGCTGCACTTGGATAATAACAAGCTGTCCAGGGTGCCTTCCGGCCTTCCGGACCTCAAGCTCCTGCAG gtGGTGTACCTGCACACCAACAACATCACCAAGGTGGGCGTCAACGACTTCTGCCCTGTGGGCTTCGGGGTCAAGCGGGCCTACTACAACGGCATCAGCCTCTTCAATAACCCCGTGCCCTACTGGGAGGTGCAGCCGGCCACTTTCCGCTGCGTCACTGACCGCCTGGCCATCCAGTTTGGCAACTACAAAAAGTAG
- the LOC144307775 gene encoding extracellular matrix protein 2-like, producing the protein MRSMMLPVLALWVGCCPGGALAEQGLSPREPAATPTSPGMLTLQPPPPSWPGPPNGQARPTLSNSGLDRPEEGAHEACTQPPGPSRKALARPGPAQREASPPAAWDQEWSHYKGPSSKWAQPQAVAEAQERAVATREGQGRKTGGRGARRRGPKPRRPPKGVLRRPGSGSRHQKKDDSQGQGGGCTEETTDRERKRPRSRQGHGHRFPDLGATEQAMPPLPASCLLARAAIACSNVKMKHIPALTDPGLATLYLAENEIAKIPAHAFRGLPNLQWLDLSKNKLDAQGLHPDAFKNLTRLKRLNLDGNSLAAVPALPASLQELKLNDNVLQGLQHSSFRGLSRLLTLEVEGNQLHDGNISPLAFQPLHSLLYLRLDRNHLRTIPPGLPASLRELHLGTNVIEEVTEGMLNHSHSLSVLVLSNNQLQEDRLAPRAWTDLPKLEVLDLSHNRLARVPSSLPRGLRRLTLHHNRIERIPAYVFAHMRPGLELLRLSHNSLRTDGIRGASFLGLRRSLAELLLDHNQLRAIPRGLLGLRGLQVLHLSHNEIRHMPLNSICDARVAQNSNLISTHLENNLIDRRRIPPTAFSCIRVYRSVVLRPQQREGVVEGS; encoded by the exons ATGAGGAGCATGATGCTCCCAGTCCTGGCTCTTTGGGTGGGGTGCTGCCCTGGAGGGGCCCTGGCCGAGCAGGGGCTGAGCCCGAGAGAGCCCGCGGCAACGCCAACCTCCCCGGGCATGCTGACCCTGCAGCCCCCACCGCCCAGCTGGCCTGGGCCCCCCAATG GTCAGGCGCGACCCACCCTCAGCAACAGCGGCCTGGACAGGCCTGAGGAAGGAGCCCATGAAGCCtgcacccagcccccaggccccagccggAAGGCCCTTGCCAGGCCAGGGCCGGCTCAGAGGGAGGCGTCGCCCCCAGCAGCCTGGGACCAGGAGTGGAGTCACTACAAAGGGCCCAGCAGCAAGTGGGCCCAGCCACAGGCCGTAGCCGAAGCCCAAGAGCGGGCGGTGGCCACCAGAGAAGGTCAAGGCAGGAAGACAGGAGGCCGGGGGGCCAGGAGAAGGGGCCCAAAGCCCAGGAGGCCCCCCAAAG GGGTCCTCCGCCGACCTGGCTCAGGGAGCCGGCATCAAAAGAAGGATGACAGCCAAGGCCAAGGTGGCGGCTGCACCGAGGAGACCACAGACCGTGAGCGGAAGAGGCCGAGGAGCAGGCAAGGGCACGGACACAGGTTTCCGGACCTGGGTGCCACCGAGCAGGCCATGCCCCCCCTgccagcctcctgcctcctggcccGGGCGGCCATCGCCTGCAGCAATGTCAAGATGAAACACATCCCTGCCCTGACTGACCCCGGCCTAGCCACGCTCTACCTGGCCG AGAATGAAATCGCCAAGATCCCAGCGCACGCGTTCCGGGGGCTGCCCAATCTGCAGTGGCTGGACCTGAGCAAAAACAAGCTGGATGCCCAGGGCCTGCACCCGGATGCCTTCAAG aaTCTGACCCGGCTGAAACGGCTGAACCTGGATGGGAACTCGCTGGCCGCAGTGCCAGCCTTGCCCGCCTCCCTGCAGGAGCTCAAGCTCAACGACAACGTCCTGCAGGGCCTGCAGCACAGCAGCTTCCGGG ggCTCAGCCGGCTGCTGACCCTGGAGGTGGAAGGGAACCAGCTGCATGATGGCAACATCTCTCCCCTGGCCTTCCAGCCCCTACACAGCCTGCTCTACCTGAGACTGGACCGGAACCATCTGCGGACCATCCCACCCGGCCTGCCAGCCTCCCTGCGG GAGCTGCACCTGGGTACCAATGTCATCGAGGAGGTGACAGAGGGCATGCTGAACCATAGTCACAGCCTCAGCGTGCTGGTGCTCAGCAACAACCAGCTCCAGGAGGACCGGCTGGCACCCCGAGCTTGGACTGATCTCCC GAAGCTGGAGGTCCTCGACCTGTCGCACAACCGCCTGGCGCGCgtgccctcctccctgccacgGGGCCTTCGGCGCCTGACGCTGCACCACAACCGCATCGAGCGCATCCCGGCCTACGTGTTTGCGCACATGAGGCCGGGCCTGGAGCTCCTGCGCCTGTCCCACAACAGCCTGCGCACCGACGGCATCCGCGGCGCCTCCTTCCTGGGCCTTCGCCGCTCCCTGGCCGAGCTGCTGCTGGACCACAACCAGCTGCGGGCCATCCCACGcggcctcctgggcctcagggGGCTGCAGGTGCTGCACCTGAGCCACAACGAGATCCG GCACATGCCCCTGAATTCCATCTGTGACGCTCGAGTGGCTCAGAACTCCAATCTCATCTCCACACACCTGGAGAACAACCTTATTGACCGGCGCCGCATCCCGCCCACCGCCTTCTCCTGCATCCGGGTCTATCGCAGCGTGGTCCTCAGGCCTCAGCAGCgggagggggtggtggagggCTCCTAG